One genomic window of Clostridium taeniosporum includes the following:
- a CDS encoding TIGR03936 family radical SAM-associated protein, which translates to MRYLIKYTKEANVKFISHLDLMRTIQKNIRRAELPIEYSKGFNPHMTMSIAQPLAVGVYSDGEYMDIVLVNEMDEKEIVDRLNAVSSSGIKFKEATKIPYVEGEKKVPQGMALIDAARYTAKAPYENIEKLEYEINELLKSKEWKTIKKSKKGEKEVDLKTMIREFKFWIKDNYLIINMVINSGSREHLAPDLVVKYIQERTSDVKIDSFVDIKREEMYFLKGKKLLPLYKALEFNK; encoded by the coding sequence GTGCGATACTTAATTAAATATACTAAAGAAGCAAATGTAAAATTCATTTCTCATTTAGATTTAATGAGAACTATTCAAAAAAACATTAGAAGAGCTGAGTTACCTATAGAATATTCAAAAGGATTTAATCCACATATGACTATGTCTATAGCCCAACCATTAGCAGTTGGCGTATATTCAGATGGAGAATATATGGATATTGTCCTTGTTAATGAAATGGATGAAAAAGAGATTGTAGATAGATTAAATGCAGTATCATCAAGTGGAATAAAATTTAAAGAAGCAACTAAGATTCCATATGTAGAAGGAGAAAAGAAAGTTCCTCAAGGTATGGCATTAATTGATGCTGCTAGATATACAGCAAAGGCTCCTTATGAAAATATAGAAAAGCTCGAATATGAAATAAATGAACTTTTAAAAAGTAAAGAATGGAAAACAATAAAGAAAAGCAAAAAAGGTGAAAAAGAAGTAGACTTAAAAACAATGATTAGAGAATTTAAATTTTGGATTAAAGATAATTATTTAATTATAAATATGGTTATTAATTCAGGAAGTAGAGAACATTTAGCACCAGATTTAGTAGTGAAATATATTCAAGAAAGAACTTCTGATGTTAAAATAGATTCTTTTGTAGATATAAAAAGAGAGGAAATGTATTTCTTAAAAGGCAAAAAATTATTACCACTATATAAGGCATTAGAATTTAATAAGTAA
- a CDS encoding Rne/Rng family ribonuclease yields MKEIFIERRESLLRIGIRENGKLVESIVEEKKNEPIIGEIYKARVKKIIPAINSIFVDLGLNKEGYLYYSGELKNKGIKKGDDILVEVVKEPINDKGAKLTTKVSIPGKYIVLNCYETGIKFSKRINNEEKKKEILENLEELSDVSITVRTEAINVDIKTLKSEISKLYSEFIEIDNSLKYSTEVKKVYGEDLSLFRILRNTIGQDPVKIYTDAQCDFNKIKNFISNEENVTLELYSEMRNIFDFYGIEKELLKLRHNKVNLPCGGSIIIDKTEAMYVIDVNSGKNIKGRSFDKTILETNLEAAKEIGNQVKVRNLSGIIVIDFIDMRDKSQRNIVMKAIEESFASDKGNTKIFPFTELDLVQISRRRQGKSIYEYMEEKCMTCKGQGMILKLSYIQDLIRNEILRIKEENNINSFYIEVDNVYRERIKGDLFNFMKEIDGIDKEIYLNYVENIEGFKVEPLIFQSQKVNLEKYKITEFDTI; encoded by the coding sequence TTGAAAGAGATTTTTATTGAAAGAAGAGAATCTTTATTAAGAATTGGTATAAGAGAAAATGGAAAGCTTGTAGAAAGCATAGTAGAAGAAAAGAAAAATGAACCAATAATAGGTGAAATATATAAGGCAAGGGTAAAAAAAATAATTCCTGCTATTAATTCAATTTTTGTTGATCTAGGTTTGAATAAAGAGGGTTATTTGTATTATAGTGGAGAATTAAAAAATAAAGGAATAAAAAAAGGTGATGATATACTTGTTGAAGTTGTAAAAGAGCCTATTAATGATAAAGGTGCAAAACTTACTACTAAAGTTAGTATTCCAGGTAAGTATATAGTATTGAATTGCTATGAAACAGGTATTAAATTTTCTAAAAGGATAAATAATGAAGAAAAGAAAAAAGAAATACTAGAAAATTTAGAAGAGTTAAGTGATGTTTCAATAACAGTTAGAACAGAAGCGATTAATGTAGATATTAAAACTTTAAAAAGTGAAATTTCTAAGCTATACAGTGAATTTATAGAGATAGATAACAGTTTAAAATATTCTACTGAAGTCAAAAAAGTTTATGGTGAAGATTTAAGTTTATTTAGAATTTTAAGAAATACAATTGGACAGGATCCAGTAAAAATATATACTGATGCTCAATGTGATTTTAATAAAATTAAGAATTTTATTTCTAATGAAGAAAATGTAACACTAGAATTATATTCTGAAATGAGAAATATTTTTGATTTTTATGGAATTGAAAAAGAACTTTTAAAATTAAGACATAATAAAGTTAATCTTCCTTGTGGAGGTTCTATTATTATTGATAAAACTGAAGCTATGTATGTTATTGATGTTAATAGTGGAAAAAATATAAAGGGAAGAAGCTTTGATAAAACTATTTTAGAAACAAATTTAGAAGCAGCTAAAGAGATTGGTAATCAAGTAAAAGTTAGAAATTTAAGTGGTATAATTGTTATTGATTTTATTGATATGAGAGATAAATCTCAAAGAAATATTGTAATGAAAGCAATAGAAGAAAGCTTTGCATCAGATAAGGGAAATACTAAGATATTTCCTTTTACAGAATTAGATTTAGTTCAAATATCAAGAAGAAGACAAGGAAAAAGCATTTATGAATATATGGAAGAAAAATGTATGACATGTAAGGGGCAAGGAATGATATTAAAACTATCATATATTCAAGATCTTATAAGAAATGAAATCTTAAGAATAAAAGAAGAAAATAATATAAATTCTTTTTATATAGAAGTTGATAATGTATATAGAGAAAGAATAAAAGGTGATTTATTTAATTTTATGAAAGAAATAGATGGCATTGATAAAGAAATATATTTAAATTATGTTGAAAATATAGAAGGTTTTAAAGTAGAACCATTAATATTTCAAAGCCAAAAAGTTAATTTAGAAAAATATAAGATAACAGAATTTGACACAATTTAA
- the rplU gene encoding 50S ribosomal protein L21, with the protein MYAVLATGGKQYRVQEGDVIYVEKLNAEVDSTVELTEVLAVANDEGMKVGAPVVEGAKVTAKVLAQGKQKKVIVFKYKAKKDYRRKNGHRQPYTKLVIEKIEA; encoded by the coding sequence ATGTACGCAGTATTAGCAACAGGAGGAAAGCAATACAGAGTTCAAGAAGGAGACGTTATATACGTTGAAAAACTTAACGCTGAAGTTGACTCTACAGTTGAATTAACAGAAGTTTTAGCAGTAGCTAACGATGAAGGAATGAAAGTTGGCGCACCAGTAGTTGAAGGTGCTAAGGTTACAGCTAAGGTTTTAGCTCAAGGAAAACAAAAGAAGGTTATAGTTTTCAAATATAAGGCTAAAAAAGACTATAGAAGAAAAAATGGTCACAGACAACCTTATACTAAGTTAGTAATCGAAAAGATAGAAGCTTAA
- a CDS encoding ribosomal-processing cysteine protease Prp, whose protein sequence is MIKVRIDYKDSNIIGFVINNHALCGDRDFRNDISLVGETFDMICNSVSVLSQSVIIGLDEVLKFNSTYEISDGYLKLDLIGFNEKEIEQAQVLLETFEKSLESVILGLDQMFGSKKRKEYITLLKEEV, encoded by the coding sequence ATGATTAAAGTAAGAATTGATTATAAAGACAGTAATATTATTGGATTTGTAATAAACAATCATGCATTATGTGGAGATAGAGACTTTAGAAATGATATTTCTTTAGTTGGTGAAACATTTGATATGATATGTAATTCTGTTTCAGTCTTATCACAAAGCGTTATTATAGGTTTAGATGAAGTTTTAAAATTTAACTCGACTTATGAAATAAGTGATGGATATTTAAAGTTAGATCTTATCGGTTTTAATGAAAAAGAGATAGAACAAGCACAGGTTTTACTAGAGACTTTTGAAAAAAGCTTAGAAAGTGTTATTTTAGGTTTAGATCAAATGTTTGGAAGTAAAAAACGTAAAGAATATATAACTTTATTGAAAGAGGAGGTGTAA
- the rpmA gene encoding 50S ribosomal protein L27, translating into MLIMNLQLFAHKKGVGSSKNGRDSESKRLGVKSSDGEFVLAGNIIVRQRGTKIHPGNNVGRGKDDTLFAKIDGVVRFERMGKDKKKASVYPVDVEAIAE; encoded by the coding sequence ATGTTAATTATGAACCTTCAATTATTCGCTCACAAAAAGGGAGTTGGTAGTTCTAAGAATGGTAGAGACTCTGAATCTAAGAGATTAGGAGTTAAATCTTCAGACGGAGAATTTGTTCTTGCTGGAAACATAATAGTAAGACAAAGAGGAACTAAGATCCACCCAGGAAACAACGTTGGAAGAGGTAAAGATGATACTTTATTCGCAAAAATCGACGGAGTAGTTAGATTTGAAAGAATGGGTAAAGATAAGAAAAAAGCTAGTGTTTACCCAGTAGATGTTGAAGCAATAGCTGAATAA
- the obgE gene encoding GTPase ObgE gives MFIDKAKVFIKSGKGGDGAISFRREKYVPLGGPNGGDGGRGGSIIFKVDTGMTTLLDFKYKKKFVAEPGENGGGSKCYGKDGEDLVIKVPMGTIIREEKSNKIIVDLSQKDQDFVILKGGKGGKGNAKFATPTRQAPHYAEPGMPGEEISIILELKLLADVGLLGFPNVGKSTLLSMTTKATPKIANYHFTTLKPNLGVVAVDGIEPFVMADIPGIIEGAAEGVGLGIQFLKHIERTRLLIHIVDISGLEGREPFEDFVKINEELKKYSVKLWDRPQIVVANKTDLLYDDEAFEEFERKVKELGFEKVYKMSAATRDGIDEVMKEAARMLKEIPIKELEISEDEMYVPEEKRFTYTITVDEGEEYDTYVVLGTFVDRLLNAVNIHDADSLRYFHKVLRNKGIMNELREMGIKDGDVVRLNDFEFEYLL, from the coding sequence ATGTTTATAGATAAAGCCAAAGTATTTATAAAGTCAGGAAAAGGTGGAGATGGAGCCATCTCATTTAGAAGAGAAAAATATGTACCGCTTGGTGGACCAAATGGTGGAGATGGTGGACGTGGTGGTAGTATCATATTTAAAGTTGATACTGGAATGACTACACTATTAGACTTTAAATACAAAAAAAAGTTTGTTGCAGAACCTGGTGAAAATGGTGGGGGTTCTAAATGCTATGGTAAAGATGGAGAAGATCTTGTTATAAAAGTACCAATGGGTACAATAATAAGAGAAGAAAAGAGTAATAAGATAATAGTAGATTTATCTCAAAAAGACCAGGACTTTGTAATTTTAAAAGGTGGTAAGGGTGGTAAAGGTAATGCTAAATTTGCTACTCCAACAAGGCAAGCACCACATTATGCTGAACCAGGAATGCCAGGAGAAGAGATATCAATAATTTTAGAGTTAAAATTATTAGCTGATGTTGGATTATTAGGATTCCCTAATGTAGGTAAATCAACATTATTATCAATGACAACAAAAGCTACTCCAAAGATAGCGAATTATCATTTCACTACTTTAAAGCCTAATTTAGGTGTTGTAGCAGTAGATGGAATTGAACCATTTGTTATGGCTGATATTCCAGGTATAATAGAAGGTGCAGCAGAAGGTGTAGGATTAGGAATTCAATTCTTAAAACACATAGAAAGAACAAGATTATTAATTCACATAGTTGATATTTCAGGTTTAGAAGGAAGAGAACCATTTGAAGACTTTGTTAAGATTAATGAAGAATTAAAGAAATATTCCGTTAAACTATGGGATAGACCACAAATTGTAGTAGCAAATAAAACAGATCTGCTTTATGATGATGAAGCTTTTGAAGAATTTGAAAGAAAAGTTAAGGAACTTGGATTTGAAAAAGTTTATAAGATGTCTGCAGCTACAAGAGATGGTATTGATGAAGTAATGAAAGAAGCAGCAAGAATGCTTAAGGAAATTCCGATTAAAGAATTAGAAATATCAGAAGATGAAATGTATGTACCAGAAGAAAAGAGATTTACATATACTATAACTGTTGATGAAGGTGAAGAATATGATACTTATGTTGTTTTAGGAACTTTTGTAGATAGATTATTAAATGCTGTAAATATACACGATGCTGATTCATTAAGATATTTCCATAAAGTATTAAGAAATAAAGGAATCATGAACGAACTAAGAGAAATGGGAATTAAAGACGGCGATGTAGTTAGATTAAATGATTTCGAATTTGAATACTTATTATAA
- the yhbY gene encoding ribosome assembly RNA-binding protein YhbY encodes MLTGKQRAYLRGLANDIVPIFQVGKNGVEENFLTQVAQALEKRELIKIKVLENSGLDTREASDFICKALKCEGVQAIGSKMVLYKKSKNKSKIELPNK; translated from the coding sequence ATGTTAACTGGAAAACAAAGAGCATATTTAAGAGGATTAGCTAATGATATAGTTCCAATATTTCAAGTGGGAAAAAATGGTGTGGAAGAAAACTTTTTAACTCAAGTTGCGCAAGCTTTAGAAAAAAGAGAACTTATTAAAATCAAGGTTTTAGAAAATAGTGGTTTAGATACTAGAGAAGCTTCTGATTTTATATGTAAGGCTCTAAAATGTGAAGGGGTTCAAGCAATAGGTAGTAAAATGGTTTTATATAAGAAATCTAAAAATAAATCTAAAATAGAATTACCAAATAAATAA
- the nadD gene encoding nicotinate-nucleotide adenylyltransferase, protein MKRYGIIGGTFDPIHYGHLYIAYEAMKQLNLDNVIFMPTGNPPHKEGKKVTDALIRYEMVNKAIKDFPKFSISNYEIEKKGFSYTYETLEYFKNDDIELFFITGADCLMDIETWEKTDEILSLCNLVTFSRGGFSNKKLIKQKEYIEKKYNVNITVLALKKLEISSTDIRERIRSDKRIDFFVPKSIIELIKNNNLYKEE, encoded by the coding sequence ATGAAGCGATATGGTATAATAGGAGGTACATTTGATCCTATCCATTATGGTCATTTATATATAGCTTATGAGGCTATGAAACAATTAAATTTAGACAATGTGATTTTTATGCCAACAGGAAATCCACCTCATAAAGAAGGAAAAAAAGTAACTGATGCGTTAATAAGATATGAAATGGTAAATAAAGCTATAAAAGATTTTCCTAAATTTTCTATATCAAATTATGAAATTGAAAAAAAAGGATTCAGCTATACATATGAGACTTTAGAATATTTTAAGAATGATGATATTGAGTTGTTTTTTATTACTGGTGCAGATTGTTTAATGGATATAGAAACATGGGAAAAAACTGATGAAATATTATCTTTATGTAATTTAGTTACATTTTCTAGAGGTGGATTTAGTAATAAAAAATTAATTAAGCAAAAAGAATATATAGAAAAAAAATATAATGTAAATATAACTGTATTAGCATTAAAGAAATTAGAAATATCCTCAACAGATATAAGAGAAAGAATTAGGAGTGATAAAAGGATAGATTTTTTTGTTCCTAAATCTATAATAGAGTTAATAAAAAATAATAATTTATATAAGGAGGAATAA
- the yqeK gene encoding bis(5'-nucleosyl)-tetraphosphatase (symmetrical) YqeK, translating to MLNIEEIKLYLKENLKSSRYKHTLGVVETAKKLAEINNISVEKAEIAALAHDVAKNLSLEKMKSLIDKNNIELTDTERQNSNLWHSIIAPIEAKDKLKIHDEEILDAVRWHTTGKENMSVLTKIIYIADMIEPGRSFPGVEKIRQTTFQNLNEGVLLGLTESMKDLLNRNLIIDLNTIKARNYFLLGI from the coding sequence TTGCTAAATATAGAGGAAATAAAATTATATCTTAAAGAAAATTTAAAATCTAGTAGATATAAACATACACTAGGTGTGGTAGAAACTGCAAAAAAATTAGCAGAAATTAATAATATATCAGTAGAAAAAGCTGAAATAGCAGCTCTTGCTCATGATGTAGCTAAAAATTTATCTTTAGAAAAGATGAAATCATTAATAGATAAGAATAATATTGAATTAACTGATACAGAAAGACAAAATTCTAATTTATGGCATAGTATAATTGCTCCAATAGAAGCTAAAGACAAGCTGAAAATTCATGATGAAGAAATATTAGATGCAGTGAGATGGCATACAACAGGAAAAGAAAATATGTCAGTTTTAACTAAGATTATATACATAGCTGATATGATTGAGCCAGGAAGAAGCTTTCCAGGTGTAGAAAAAATAAGACAAACTACATTTCAAAATTTAAATGAAGGTGTTTTATTAGGTTTAACAGAAAGCATGAAGGACTTATTAAATAGAAATTTAATAATTGATTTGAATACTATAAAAGCAAGAAATTATTTTTTATTAGGTATATAA